The sequence below is a genomic window from Rudanella lutea DSM 19387.
TACCGACCGGGGGATGGCGGGCGAGCTGTCGCTGGCTCAGTCGCTTGAGCAGAGGCTCCGCTTACTCAACGCCCACCGCGATCATCTGCCCGCGCTGATCGAGACACTCATGACCAAAGTGTCGGACTCGTTTCAGCGTAATCGCTCGTTCCTGAGCGAACATGCCGATCAGATTTACATTGTTTCGAGTGGTTTCAAAGAGTTTATCGTGCCGATTGTGACGGCGCTGGGTGTCAAAGAAGACCACGTATTTGCCAATACGTTTGAGTACGACGAAAAAGGCAATATTGTGGGTTGCGACTGCGAAAACCCGCTGGCTACCGACGGGGGCAAGGTGAAACTCATGCGTAGCCTGCAACTCGATGGCGATGTGTACGTGATTGGCGACGGCTACACGGATTACGAAATCCGGGAGTCGGGTCTGGCCAATCGGTTCTATGCCTTTACCGAAAACGTGCTCCGGCCCAGTGTGGTTGAGAAAGCCGATTATGTTTCACCTTCACTCGACGATTTTTTGTTCGATAATAAATTGAGCCGCAGCCACTCGTACCCCAAAAGCCGGATCAAGGTGCTGCTGCTGGAAAACGTACACCCGGTAGCCGTGCACCTGTTTGAGCAGGAGGGCTTCAGCGTGGAGATCCGGAAAGGTGCCCTCGACGAAGACGAGCTGATCGAAGCCATTCGGGGCGTTCATATTCTGGGCATCCGCTCGAAAACCAACGTGAGTCGGCGCGTACTCGAACATGCCGACCGGCTCATTACAATCGGGGCATTTTGTATTGGCACCAACCAAATCGACCTGACGGCCTGTTCGGAGCGGGGCATTGCTGTGTTCAACGCCCCCTACAGCAACACCCGGTCGGTGGTTGAGCTGGCCATTGGCGAGATCATCATGCTGATTCGCAACGTGGTGACCAAGAGCAACAAAATGCACGAGGGTATCTGGGACAAGTCGGCCAACAACAGCTTTGAGGTTCGGGGGAAAAAACTCGGTCTGATTGGCTACGGCAACATCGGCACCCAACTGTCGGTAGTAGCTGAGGCCCTCGGCATGGAAGTTTATTTCTACGATGTAGTGGATAAACTGGCCCTGGGCAACGCCCGCAAGTGCCGCACGCTGGAGGATTTGCTGGCCGTGTCGGACATTGTGAGCCTGCATACCGATGGCCGCAAAGACAATAAAAACCTGATAGGAGCCCGCGAATTTGGGCTTATGAAAGAGGGCGTCATCTTCCTGAACCTGTCGCGCGGGCATATTGTCGATATTCCGGCGC
It includes:
- the serA gene encoding phosphoglycerate dehydrogenase produces the protein MLTKPLEQTYFIIDFDSTFTKVEALDVLGEISLIGRPDRDDVLDQIRTITDRGMAGELSLAQSLEQRLRLLNAHRDHLPALIETLMTKVSDSFQRNRSFLSEHADQIYIVSSGFKEFIVPIVTALGVKEDHVFANTFEYDEKGNIVGCDCENPLATDGGKVKLMRSLQLDGDVYVIGDGYTDYEIRESGLANRFYAFTENVLRPSVVEKADYVSPSLDDFLFDNKLSRSHSYPKSRIKVLLLENVHPVAVHLFEQEGFSVEIRKGALDEDELIEAIRGVHILGIRSKTNVSRRVLEHADRLITIGAFCIGTNQIDLTACSERGIAVFNAPYSNTRSVVELAIGEIIMLIRNVVTKSNKMHEGIWDKSANNSFEVRGKKLGLIGYGNIGTQLSVVAEALGMEVYFYDVVDKLALGNARKCRTLEDLLAVSDIVSLHTDGRKDNKNLIGAREFGLMKEGVIFLNLSRGHIVDIPALVEAIKSGKVAGAGIDVFPYEPKTNSEEFINELRGLPNVILTPHIGGSTEEAQENIGTFVPGKLLEYINNGSTYGSVNFPELQLPLLKESHRLLHIHRNVPGILSQLNQIFAKHHINIKGQYLKTDEHIGYVITDIAKEYDEDVVAELRNVENTIKFRLLY